A region from the Lolium perenne isolate Kyuss_39 chromosome 4, Kyuss_2.0, whole genome shotgun sequence genome encodes:
- the LOC127347259 gene encoding uncharacterized protein, producing the protein MAKEDQEKTAFITPLGAYCYTAMTFGLRNAGATYQQCMNSCLESQIGRNVHVYIDDVVVKSTRQDDLVADLAETFANLRWYNIKLNPLKCTFGVPSGQLLGYVVSKHGIEPNPEKTAAVMRTKQPTCLVDAQKLAGRVAALSHFIPRLGDKATPLYRLLKKSESFEWTDEAQKALEEFQHALRNAPVLAAPLPQETMLLYVAASNRAISAVMVVERKEEGKEQLIQRPVYYISEALIESKQRYPHYQKLVYAVLRAQRRLAPYFHEHPIKVVASTPLADIIRNRDATGRIAKWAVKLGVHNITYESRHTIKSQALADFLVDWEEAQQPSSQADLKHWTLHFDGSKNLEGAGAGVVLTSPKGDVVRYVLQLRFEPCTNNMAEYEALLHGMRVAKEMGATRLRCLGDSDLVAIQTSGTCDASDANMIAYKRAVDQAGASFAGHVVEWIDRRKNEEADALARLGSKRIPPPPGDFLDVLARSSVHIPQEIDIAKPPAPDSALVALASNVGDWTEPYLSYLERQVLPTDETEARTLVRRCKSFTIINNELYKRSISGIFQRCVTADEGRKILRDIHAGDCGHHAGARSIVAKAFRHGFYWPTAHDDAVAIVRACAGCQKYASQSHMPGSALKTIPLTWPFAVWGMDMVGKFKTAPDGYTHLLVAVDKFTKWIEAKPIKKCDGKTATKSTGYTPFFLVYGAEAVMPTDIAYDSPRVANCVEEENEQSRQDNVDTLDEARDLAPSRTAIYQQGLRRYHSRRVRSRSFQEGDLVLRLIQDKKGMHKLSPPWEGPFAISRVLGNDAYYLTDVRKNDKGEPLTREVERPWNVNLLRRFYT; encoded by the exons atggccaaggaagaccaagagaagacggCGTTCATAACGCCGCTCGGCGCCTACTGCTACACagccatgaccttcggcctccgGAACGCTGGCGCCACCTACCAACagtgcatgaacagctgcctaGAAAGCCAGATCGGCCGCAACGTCCACGTCTATATAGACGACGTGGTCGTGAAGTCGACTCGCCAGGACGACCTGGTCGCCGACCTCGCTGAAACATTCGCAAACCTGCGGTGGTACAACATCAAGCTCAACCCCCTGAAGTGCACCTTCGGAGTCCCATCCGGACAGCTACtcggctacgtcgtctccaaacacggcatcgagcccaacccggAGAAAACGGCagcggtcatgcgcaccaagcaaCCAACCTGCCTAGTCGACGCGCAGAAGCTCGCCGGGAGGGTCGCGGCACTAAGTCACTTCATCCCGCGACTCGGCGACAAGGCCACGCCACTCTATCGCCTCTTGAAGAAATCAGAATCGTTCGAGTGGACAGATGAGGCGCAAAAGGCCCTAGAAGAGTTTCAACACGCTCTCAGGAACGCACCTGTCCTCGCGGCCCCACTCCCTCAAGAAACGATGTTgctatacgtcgccgcgtcgaatCGCGCGATAAGTGCAGTCATGGTCGTTGAACGCAAAGAAGAAGGGAAAGAGCAGCTGATCCAACGCccagtctactacatcagcgaagcccTCATCGAATCGAAGCAGCGCTACCCGCACTACCAAAAACTGGTGTACGCAGTACTGAGGGCCCAGCGGCgactggccccttacttccacgagcaccccatcaaagTGGTTGCTTCAACTCCACTCGCCGACATTATCCGAAACCGTGACGCAACCGGACGGATAGCCAAGTGGGCAGTCaaactcggcgtccacaacatcacatACGAGTCGCGCCATACCATCAAGTCCCAGGCATTAGCCGACTTCCTCGTCGACTGGGAAGAAGCACAGCAGCCGAGCTCCCAGGCCGACCTCAAGCATTGGACGCTAcacttcgacggttctaaaaacctcgaaggAGCAGGCGCAGGCGTCGTCCTCACCTCGCCCAAAGGTGACGTCGTGCGGTACGTCTTGCAGCTCCGATTCGAACCCTGCACCAACAATATGGCCGAGTATGAAGCGCTTCTCCATGGCATGCGCGTCGCAAAGGAGATGGGCGCAACTCGCCTGCGATGCCTCGGCGACTCCGACCTCGTCGCCATCCAGACgtccggcacctgcgacgcctccgacgccaacatgatcgcctacAAACGAGCTgtcgaccaagccggcgccagCTTCGCTGGCCACGTCGTCGAGTGGATCGAcaggcgcaagaacgaagaagcagacgccTTGGCCAGGCTTGGGTCCAAGCGGATACCACCCCCTCCAGGAGACTTCCTCGACGTCCTCGCCCGTTCATCGGTGCACATACCACAGGAAATCGACATCGCCAAACCACCTGCACCTGACTCCGCCCTAGTCGCACTCGCCTCTAATGTTGGGGACTGGACCGAGCCGTACCTCAGCTACCTCGAGCGCCAGGTACTGCCGACGGACGAAACAGAGGCACGCACCCTCGTGCGCCGCTGCAAGTCCTTTACCATcatcaacaacgagctctacaaacgCAGCATCTCCGGGATATTTCAGCGCTGCGTCACCGCCGATGAAGGTCGCAAGATCCTCCGGGACATCCACGCGGGCGACTGCGGCCATCATGCAGGCGCCCGCTCGATCGTGGCCAAAGCTTTTCGGCATggcttctactggccaacagcTCACGACGACGCCGTGGCTATCGTTCGAGCATGCGCCGGGTGCCAGAAATACGCCagccagtcgcacatgccggGATCAGCACTGAAGACCATACCCCTCACCTGGCCATTCGCCgtctggggcatggacatggtgggaaagttCAAAACGGCGCCCGACGGATATACCCATCTCCTCGTCgccgtggacaagttcaccaagtggatagaggcaAAACCCATCAAAAAATGCGACGGCAAAACGGCGACCAA GTCGACCGGCTACACGCCGTTCTTcctggtgtatggcgccgaagccGTCATGCCAACAGACATCGCCTATGATTCACCACGAGTCGCCAACTGCGTCGAAGAAGAAAACGAGCAATCTCGGCAAGACAACGTCGACACCCTCGACGAGGCACGAGACCTCGCACCCTCCAGAACGGCCATTTACCAGCAAGGCCTGCGCCGATACCATAGTCGCCGAGTGCGCAGTCGCTCCTtccaagaaggcgacctcgtccTTCGGCTCATACAAGACAAGAAGGGCATGCACAAGCTTTCTCCCCCGTGGGAGGGACCGTTCGCCATCAGCCGCGTGCTTGGCAACGATGCCTACTACCTCACTGACGTACGCAAGAACGACAAGGGCGAGCCGCTAACCAGAGAAGTCGAGCGTCCCTGGAACGTCAACCTTCTCCGCCGGTTCTACACCTAG